The Candidatus Desulfofervidus auxilii DNA segment TTGCTTACCGATAGCTTTATTAAAACTAGCACTAAAAATAGTTTGTATCATTTGGAAGTGCTCATTCTTTTTTGGTGTAAAATGCTTGGGGGTAAAAATGGTTAATCTTTCCAGATTAAAACAGACTTTTTTAAACCTACTATACTTAAGTAGTCCTTCTCGACAAGAAGGATTAGTGGCTAGTTATATCAAAGAGCGACTTAATGCCTTGAGTATTCCATATTTAGAAGACAATGCAGGGGAGAAACTTGGTTCTACTGCTAATAATCTAATAGCTTGGGTAGAAGGTAAAAAAGAAAAACCAGTGCTTATGCTTAACGCCCATATGGACACAGTCCAGAGACCAGAAGAAAAAGTAGAGGTGATAGAAAAAAATGATGTTTTGAAAAGCAAAGGGAAAACTATTTTGGGGGCTGATGATAAATCAGGGATAGCTATTATTATAGAATTATTGGAAATATTGAAAGAAAATAATTTTTCTCACTGGCCCTTACAACCAGTGTTTACTATTTGTGAAGAGATTGGCTTGTTAGGGGCCAAAAATTTAGATTATTCTTTATTAGAGGCCAAGTGGGGACTGGTATTAGATGGGGGAGAGCCGGCAGAAATTATCCATCGTGCTCCTACGGCCAATCGTTTTCGGATTGAAGTAATTGGTAAAGAAGCCCATGCCGGGGTAGAACCAGAGAAGGGGATAAATGCCATATGGGTAGCCAGTAAGGCCATTTCTCAGCTAAGTTGGGGAAGGATTGATGAGGAAACTACTTGCAATGTGGGGCTTATTAAAGGAGGCATAGCTACTAATATTGTTCCTCCTAAGGTAATTCTAGAAGGTGAAGTAAGAAGTCATAAACCAGAAAAGTTAGAAGCACAAACAGAAAAAATCTCAACTGCATTTCAAAATATCATAGCTGATATATCTCCTCAATCTGGTTTAGCCCGGTTAAATATAGACATTAAAGAAGATTACCCCCTTATGTATGTAAGTGAAGCGCATCCTTTAATCAAATTACTCCAAAAAGCAGGTAAGCAGATAGGCATGGAAATGCATCTGAAAATAAGTGGAGGAGGAAGTGATGCCAACATTTTCAATTCTATAAATATTCCCAGTGTAATCATTGGAACGGGAATGAAGAACGTTCATACTTGCCAAGAATATATTTCATTGTATGATATGGTAAAGACTGTGAATATATTATTACAAATGATAATGATGGAATAACATGAAATTAGAGGTAATTCTTTTAGGACTTTTAAAAGAATCTCCCAAACATGGCTATGAATTAAAAAAAATCATTGAAGAAGAAATTAAACCCTTAACCAATGTAACGCTTACTTCTCTTTATTATACTTTAGATAAATTAACCAAAAAGGGATATCTGAATTGTGAGATAGAAAGAGAAGGAAATCGGCCTGAAAGGCGGGTTTATACCCTTACACCAAAGGGTGAAATATTTCTAAATAAATTACTTATTCGCAATTTTTTGTATTTAGAAAGGCCTTTTTTTAATCTGGATTTAGTCCTTTATTTTTTAGATAGATTACCTTCTCAAAAACAGATAAAAAAACTTATAAAAAAAAGGATTGAGCGTTTGAAGGAAATTGCTGTATGGGCAGAAGAGACAAAACAAAGACTTTTGATAAATAAACAATCTGAGCAGAAGGTTCTCATCCCAGAACACTTAAAGGAATTAATAGAAGTAGAAATCCGATTTACCAAAAAATTACAAGAACACTTTATTTCTAAGTAACAAAATCCGCAATTGATTTTTAGAGAAAATTGCAACCTGCCCGACGCCTGCCTGTCGGCAGACAGGGCAGGCAGGCCCATTTTTTATTCTATTTTAATCAAGGTTAACTTCACTAACCTATTTATAGCTTAGCAGATTGCTCCGTTAAGCCATCAAGACCAAGCCCTTCAGGGTGGCTTTCGCCAGTCTTGATGGCACTCCGCAATCTGCTTTTTAAAAAAGTAGAGTTAGTTGAAAGGAAAAAAGTTTTTTTCTTTCTTGCCAACCTTAATTTTTCAGGAGCACGCTGCGGAATGCAGGTGTAGCCCTGGCAGGTGGGTTTTCTTTTAAAGTTATTACGGATTTTGGGTAAAGAAAATTATTTACAAATCTTAATGATCATGATAATTGTTTAAATAATGAGGTAATGAGGTTACAAAGAAGTGAATTTCCTACTTTATGTACAGAAAGTTAAATTCTTCCAGAGCAAGGGATAAACGAAATAGGTTCGGATTATCTCCCATTTTGGGGGGATAAACGAACCCATTCGATTATTTTAAGTTAGATGACATTACTGGAGTAGATGAAACATGATAGTTAATGCCGTAAAATTGTGTTTAGAAAACATGAACAAGAAATTTGTAGATTTGTCGAGATTAAAGTTTGATGAGCTCAATAATAGGTTAAAAGAGACACTTCAGGAACAAAAGATTCAAGAGCGCCCTTTTGCCTATGAATTCTACCATCAATTTAGAAAATTGTGGGATAGTGGGTCTATTCTGGGAATTGTTTCTGAAGATGTAGTCAGCCAAGCTGAAGTTAATAAAACTTATCAAGAAATACCCGATCTAAAAAAGATACCTGATTTTTTTATTACACAAGCCCAATGCTAATGAAAATTTTGCAGTTATAGAATTTAAATTGGCTTCTAATATTGGTGAGATAGAAAAGGATTTCAAGAAACTCATAGCCTTTAAGTGTAGACTTAGGTACATATATCTTATTGAGATTATAATAGGAGATGAAAATTCATTAAGAACTGCCAAAGAACGGATACGTTCTCTGAATAATTCAGATGGTGAAGAGATTATCTTAATAGAATTTAACACAGATTCGTGGAAAGCAAATGACTATAAAATCAAATACAGGAGCAACGTCGCCTAACAGCGGGTATGCGGTTCGTTATCACTCACCCAAACCCTTACGGGTTTCGCATACCCACCAGCCGTTATCCCTCAAGTGTGTTTTCTCACCTTTCAGGTAAGTGGATGTTAAGGGTTTTCTTTCAGAGCAATCGCGGATTTTGGAAGGTAACAAATATTGTCACTATTAGTCAATTATTGTTTATAAGTCCAGTTAGCTGTAGGGATACCTCCTCCAGGTGCATTTTGAAAATCATTTTTGTTGGTACACGAAGGTATTTGTAATCCTGCAGGGAATGCACCAGGGACTACTGCGGCAACTCCTTGTCCAACCCAAGCAGGGTTTCTTACCCAATAGTTAACACCTACTGTGTCAGAATCATTGCCATAAACGGTATCACCGTTTAAATGTTTAACTACTATTAAACATGAAGAATTATTACCTCCATCTGTGTCTGCCCTAAGGATAATCCCACTCCCTACAGTAATGGGTACCGCACTGATTATATTCTGAGAATTTTGGCCAGTAATCATAGCTCCTGATGTTTTGGCAGTAGCACTAGTTAGAGGACCTCCTAGGATAGTGCCTATACCACTCCCTCCAGGAGGATTGGATAAAGTGGCTCCAAAGGCACTCACCCCATAACATTGAATTTCCTCAACCAGGACCGCTTGGGCATTTTTGACCATATTTAACTGAGCAAGTGCAGAAGCATTTCTGGCTATTATTACATAAGCTTTATAGGAGGCAACAGCTAAAGCAGCAATAATGCTCATAATAGCTATTACTACTATTAGCTCAATTAAAGTAAATCCATTCTTAGGCAGATATGGCATCATTACTGTTTTCAAGCAAAAACTGTTCCAAAATAAGTAAATTATTAAAACAGGACTTTCCCGTCTTTAAGATAATAGGGAGTGTGATAGGGATTTTGAGGTATTTCCTTGATAATTCCCTTATCTATTAATTCTGACAAAGTGTGAGGAAGGTGTCCAAACATCATTTTATATCTTTCTACTGCTTTCTCCAAAATTAACACCCCTTGCAAGGCATCAAGCCTTTTTTTGATACTCTTCTTTGCCTCTTCACTAACCACCTTTGAATACATATCAGAGAGAAAGGCAATCGCTGTTTCTGTTTTTCCACCTTTGTAAGCAATTTGAGCGGCTAAAGTAGCGATAAATGGATCATCAGATATTTTAGCGGCCTCAAACAAGTACTTGGAGGCCTGAGCATAGTCTTTCAAGAAAAAGAAATAATTGAATCCAATGTAATAAGGCAAGGTCCAATCCCATGTCCGATAAGAAAGCCCTTTTTTTAAAAAGGCAATAGCCTTCTCAGGAGATTCAGCCTCCCAAGGGAAAAATGCCTGCACCAGCCAATAAGGGTCTTTAAAATAGGGGTCAAGCACCCTGGATGCCTCTAAAACAGAATAAACATAATTCCATTCTTGTTCAGAAAATTTGCTTATAGCTTCTGCTTCTTGATATACTAAAGACTTTATAAATAGAAAATCAGCCCCTAAGTTTTTAAATTCCCCCCAAGTCAGTTTTAACACAGCAGGTGGTATGACTTTAGGAGGAGAGTTTTCTTTTGTTAAAACCAAGGGTTTTGTTCCTGCCAAATTTTTAATGATTATAAAATAACCTAAAATAAGAAAGACAAGAACAAATTTTTTCATCCCAAATCTTTTTTTTGAAAAATAATTATAGTCAAGGTTAATAATATAGCTATATAAAACCATGCATAAATAGAGACTTTTAATATATAACCCAAATGGATGTGCAAGCCATGAGCCGCCACTTTTTTTAAGTCAAAGTAAGAAAGATTGGGAAACACCCAGGAGGCAAAATTCACTATATGTTTGATCACACCTGGGTGAGAAGAAACCATTTCCTTCACCACGGCAGTACTTTCCCCAATAATATAGGTCATAAGACTGAAGGTAGAAACAATAAACCCTTTAGAAGAAATACTCCAGAAAAAAAAGATTACAGACAAAAGGACTAAGAAAGAAAGGAAACTGAAAACCAGTGCCAAAAAAATCTTTGCCCAGGAGAAATTCAAAGGGATATAGGCTTTATAAAGGGTCATAAATAATTTTATCAATAAACAAGAAAGTATTCCTAATATTACCATACAGGCAAGTAATATGAAAAATAGACCAAAGAATTTTCCTAAAATATATTGCGCGCGGGATACGGGAGAAGAAATAGGAAAATAAACAGTTCTTTTATCTAAGTCTCTATTTAACATGGGAATACATAAGAAAAATAAAATTAATAATCCAGTTAAAGAAGTACCAGAAAGGGCAAAATCAATTCCTACCTTCACTACATCTATGGCAAAGAAGTCAGCAAATAATAAACTAACTGCTGCCACAAATATAAAAAACGAGATAATGCCATATAGAATACGGTGTTTGATGCCTTCTTTAAAAGCCAACCAGGAAATCCAATAAACTTTACCCATGGTCTTTAGTAACAGTTAAAAACGCTTTTTCTAAACTACCATATTTAT contains these protein-coding regions:
- a CDS encoding M20/M25/M40 family metallo-hydrolase; the encoded protein is MVNLSRLKQTFLNLLYLSSPSRQEGLVASYIKERLNALSIPYLEDNAGEKLGSTANNLIAWVEGKKEKPVLMLNAHMDTVQRPEEKVEVIEKNDVLKSKGKTILGADDKSGIAIIIELLEILKENNFSHWPLQPVFTICEEIGLLGAKNLDYSLLEAKWGLVLDGGEPAEIIHRAPTANRFRIEVIGKEAHAGVEPEKGINAIWVASKAISQLSWGRIDEETTCNVGLIKGGIATNIVPPKVILEGEVRSHKPEKLEAQTEKISTAFQNIIADISPQSGLARLNIDIKEDYPLMYVSEAHPLIKLLQKAGKQIGMEMHLKISGGGSDANIFNSINIPSVIIGTGMKNVHTCQEYISLYDMVKTVNILLQMIMME
- a CDS encoding PadR family transcriptional regulator — encoded protein: MKLEVILLGLLKESPKHGYELKKIIEEEIKPLTNVTLTSLYYTLDKLTKKGYLNCEIEREGNRPERRVYTLTPKGEIFLNKLLIRNFLYLERPFFNLDLVLYFLDRLPSQKQIKKLIKKRIERLKEIAVWAEETKQRLLINKQSEQKVLIPEHLKELIEVEIRFTKKLQEHFISK
- a CDS encoding prepilin-type N-terminal cleavage/methylation domain-containing protein yields the protein MMPYLPKNGFTLIELIVVIAIMSIIAALAVASYKAYVIIARNASALAQLNMVKNAQAVLVEEIQCYGVSAFGATLSNPPGGSGIGTILGGPLTSATAKTSGAMITGQNSQNIISAVPITVGSGIILRADTDGGNNSSCLIVVKHLNGDTVYGNDSDTVGVNYWVRNPAWVGQGVAAVVPGAFPAGLQIPSCTNKNDFQNAPGGGIPTANWTYKQ
- a CDS encoding tetratricopeptide repeat protein, producing MKKFVLVFLILGYFIIIKNLAGTKPLVLTKENSPPKVIPPAVLKLTWGEFKNLGADFLFIKSLVYQEAEAISKFSEQEWNYVYSVLEASRVLDPYFKDPYWLVQAFFPWEAESPEKAIAFLKKGLSYRTWDWTLPYYIGFNYFFFLKDYAQASKYLFEAAKISDDPFIATLAAQIAYKGGKTETAIAFLSDMYSKVVSEEAKKSIKKRLDALQGVLILEKAVERYKMMFGHLPHTLSELIDKGIIKEIPQNPYHTPYYLKDGKVLF
- a CDS encoding ABC transporter permease — protein: MGKVYWISWLAFKEGIKHRILYGIISFFIFVAAVSLLFADFFAIDVVKVGIDFALSGTSLTGLLILFFLCIPMLNRDLDKRTVYFPISSPVSRAQYILGKFFGLFFILLACMVILGILSCLLIKLFMTLYKAYIPLNFSWAKIFLALVFSFLSFLVLLSVIFFFWSISSKGFIVSTFSLMTYIIGESTAVVKEMVSSHPGVIKHIVNFASWVFPNLSYFDLKKVAAHGLHIHLGYILKVSIYAWFYIAILLTLTIIIFQKKDLG